The window AAGCTTCTTCTGTTGTGCATCTAGTCTAGAACTGACATTTGTAGCACGGCGGTGATCAGAATCTTTCACAGCAGCAGCCTGAAAAAGCAAGAACAATAAATGGTAATTACCCAAGGATTTTCTTGACTTGACATGAAAAGCAAGGAGACCAATCAAATATGGACTTACCGCCTTTTGAACAGCTTCATTGTTCACCCTTGGGGAAGACTTCCTTGATGCCTGAGCAGCAGCATTATCAGAGAAGAAAGCCTGTAAAATGAGCCAGGAAAAAAAGTGAGTCTAGGTTGATGACAAAACATACAAgcacaaaatataaaataaacctATAAACCAGTGATCAAAACAAATTCAGAAGCCAGATTAACTCAAATTACTCCATATCTACCCCAGAAAACCCAAAGTTCAGTTATGGCTGCTTGTAAAAAATGAAGCAAAACCGTGATAGGAGTTAAATTTCTAGTAACATGTTCCCTAGCTGGTAACTATATGAATATAAGAGCAATACCTCATCTTTTTTACCAGCCAAAGCATTGGCCAATGCATTCACTTCAATAATTTTTTGGGCTGCAAATGCTAGCCATGACTTAATTTCCTGGTCCAACTTAGTCTCATTGACAAGATCAACAGCTGTATGAAGAAGTGAACAAGAGGTGGATACAACAAGTTTGTCTGCAAAGTGAAAACACAGATTAGTTGACCAATTTATCCACATTTGCCAAAAAGAATATCGGAAGTAAGATTCAATACCTTTGCCTACAATGCCTTCAAGTTCCTGGAGGGTGCTGAGAGATCCAGCAAGATCATTGGCCCAGATGTTCCTTCCATCAACCACTCCAGCGAATAGGTACTTGTCCTTGGGGAATTCACTCTTGATCAAGTCAAGAGTCTTAGTTCCACGAACCAAATCGAAACCAAATCCAGTGACACCCTTCAATGAGGTGAGTGTCTTGAATGCCTCAGCAGGGACATCAGCAAAGTAGGTCTCGACAACAACATTCAAGCCAGATAGAGTTGACTCCAGTTCAGCATAGGCCTCAGTAAATGCTTGCAATTTGTGAGAATCAAGATCCATCACAAGTGTAGGCTCATCAAACTGAATCGAGGATGCACCAGCTGCCTTGAGCTCAGAAATAACCTCCCTGAATATAGTCATTGCCATTGTAAGAGGTTAGCAAGTTCACATTAATAATTGTAAAAAACTAAGCAATTGATAGTTCAAATCTTACTTGTAGACTGGAAGGATTTTTTCAAGAAGGGAGAGAAGAGAAAAGGTTTTCTCAACACCCTTGGCTGGTTTAGAAAGCAACAAGTATGAGACAGGACCAACTAGGACGGGAACGGTATCTACTCCGTGCTGCATACGAAATATGAAAAAGGGTCAACAcccaaaatttttaacaaatttaagtaaaaaaatgaTAAGGCACCAATACAGGAAATTAGTCACAAATAAAAAGCAACATCTAATCACATACAACTTACCGACTTAGCCTCCTTGTATTCGTTCACAGCCTTGTGAGAAGCATAAGAGAATTTGACATCAGGTCCCAATTCAGGGACAATGAAATGGCTGAATCAAAACATTACAAGACACTTAGCAAAGcattcttttcctttctttttaatAGTAATAAGCAAGAAAGATAAGTTGCTGGAGTGGCTACTTACTAGTTGGTATCAAACCACTTGGTCATTTCCATAGCGGGCACAGAGGCATTTCCTCTGGCCATGGAGAAGTAGACGTCAAATCCGATCTCACCACCGGTCCAGCCATACCTAGGTGGAACTGCTCCAAGCATTGCTGTGGTGTCAAGCACCTGATCATAGTAGGAGAAAGTATTGCTAGGGATATACTTGGTCCCAGCACCAGCCATCTGCTTCCAGATGGATTCACGGAGATCA is drawn from Euphorbia lathyris chromosome 9, ddEupLath1.1, whole genome shotgun sequence and contains these coding sequences:
- the LOC136206268 gene encoding 5-methyltetrahydropteroyltriglutamate--homocysteine methyltransferase 1, with the translated sequence MASHIVGYPRMGPKRELKFALESFWDGKSSAQDLEKVSADLRESIWKQMAGAGTKYIPSNTFSYYDQVLDTTAMLGAVPPRYGWTGGEIGFDVYFSMARGNASVPAMEMTKWFDTNYHFIVPELGPDVKFSYASHKAVNEYKEAKSHGVDTVPVLVGPVSYLLLSKPAKGVEKTFSLLSLLEKILPVYKEVISELKAAGASSIQFDEPTLVMDLDSHKLQAFTEAYAELESTLSGLNVVVETYFADVPAEAFKTLTSLKGVTGFGFDLVRGTKTLDLIKSEFPKDKYLFAGVVDGRNIWANDLAGSLSTLQELEGIVGKDKLVVSTSCSLLHTAVDLVNETKLDQEIKSWLAFAAQKIIEVNALANALAGKKDEAFFSDNAAAQASRKSSPRVNNEAVQKAAAAVKDSDHRRATNVSSRLDAQQKKLNLPILPTTTIGSFPQTVELRRVRREYKAKKISEDEYVTAIKEEIKKVVQLQEELDIDVLVHGEPERNDMVEYFGEQLSGFAFTVNGWVQSYGSRCVKPPIIYGDVSRPKPMTVFWSSTAQSMTARPMKGMLTGPVTILNWSFVRNDQPRFETTYQIALAIKDEVEDLEKAGINVIQIDEAALREGLPLRKSEQAFYLEWAVHSFRITNCGVQDTTQIHTHMCYSHFNDIIHSIIDMDADVITIENSRSDEKLLSVFREGVKYGAGIGPGVYDIHSPRIPSSEEIADRINKMLAVLEKNILWVNPDCGLKTRKYTEVKPALSNMVAAAKQLRTELASAK